One window from the genome of Castellaniella sp. MT123 encodes:
- the recD gene encoding exodeoxyribonuclease V subunit alpha: MTESDQTYGVSATTRWPDWLRYSDEETSRDLDVAFARLLADQAPQAGEPALRLAMLCSAQLAQGHSCLDIQPWYPAQDASRDTTVSSMTGSDAGGIVRPRWLPPDLADCLAALARAPFVGDGSGDEPLVLHGTRLYLARYWRAGLRIRQTIAMRLSGPSEDAADPRQARDWLDRLFPAPSDMLDWQKLACAVALLRRFSIVTGGPGTGKTTTVVRLLAVLQGLALARGRAQGLRIRLAAPTGKAAARLNESIAGKLRELADTGDDALRAALACVPSQVVTLHRLLGSRPGTRRLAHDAGRPLDLDVLVIDEASMMDIEMMDAVLAALPADARLILLGDKDQLASVEAGAVLGELCARAEGGHYWMRTCEQLAALSGQDLRAAARDPALSGVEAGLAHWPDDAGTELDQAVVMLRRSMRFGPDSGIGQFATAVNRGRMPTVRELLDKPPADLRCIRHAGSAASHPADVAGFSAEVGLAAVGEREDWLTESGVLGTTGYPALFTLIKNQRPPREAPMSRWDAWALSILAQQTRFQVLCAVREGPWGVQGLNQRIESRLRAAGLVLAGPNAWYAGRPVLVRRNLPVLGLANGDIGVALPVPDPGRADGWTLRVAFAGAAQGAVRWVSPARLPAIETVYALTVHKSQGSEFDQVVLVLPDVPGPLVTRELLYTGVTRARRSLALVLPGGDAVLRHAVLHPTRRAGGVWNP; this comes from the coding sequence ATGACTGAATCCGATCAAACATACGGCGTGTCCGCCACGACGCGGTGGCCTGACTGGCTGCGGTATTCCGACGAAGAGACCTCGCGGGATCTGGATGTCGCCTTTGCCAGGCTGCTGGCGGATCAGGCGCCGCAGGCCGGCGAACCGGCATTGCGTCTGGCGATGCTGTGCAGCGCGCAGCTCGCGCAGGGGCATTCCTGCCTGGACATCCAGCCATGGTACCCGGCCCAGGATGCCAGCCGCGACACGACGGTCTCCAGCATGACAGGCAGCGACGCGGGCGGCATCGTGCGGCCTCGCTGGCTGCCACCCGACCTGGCGGACTGCCTGGCCGCGCTGGCACGGGCGCCGTTCGTCGGTGACGGGTCTGGCGACGAGCCGCTCGTGCTGCACGGAACCCGCCTGTATCTTGCCCGGTACTGGCGCGCCGGCCTGCGGATCCGCCAGACCATCGCGATGCGCCTGTCCGGGCCGTCCGAGGATGCGGCGGATCCGCGACAGGCGCGGGACTGGCTGGATCGTCTGTTTCCGGCGCCGTCGGATATGCTGGACTGGCAAAAGCTGGCCTGCGCCGTGGCGCTGCTGCGGCGCTTCAGCATCGTCACCGGCGGGCCGGGGACGGGCAAGACGACCACCGTGGTGCGCCTGCTGGCGGTGCTGCAGGGGCTGGCCCTTGCACGAGGGCGGGCGCAAGGGCTGCGCATCCGGCTCGCGGCGCCCACCGGCAAGGCGGCCGCGCGGCTCAACGAATCCATCGCCGGCAAACTGCGGGAACTGGCCGACACCGGGGACGATGCTTTGCGGGCGGCGCTGGCCTGTGTGCCTTCCCAGGTCGTCACGCTGCATCGCCTGCTGGGCAGCCGGCCAGGGACGCGTCGCCTGGCCCATGACGCGGGCAGGCCCCTGGATCTGGACGTGCTGGTGATCGACGAAGCGTCGATGATGGACATCGAGATGATGGATGCGGTGCTGGCGGCCCTGCCAGCCGATGCGCGCCTGATCCTGCTGGGGGACAAGGACCAACTGGCTTCCGTCGAAGCCGGCGCGGTGCTGGGCGAACTATGCGCCCGGGCCGAGGGTGGGCATTACTGGATGCGCACCTGCGAGCAGCTGGCCGCCCTGTCCGGACAGGATCTGCGGGCTGCGGCGCGGGACCCCGCGCTCAGCGGTGTGGAGGCCGGCCTCGCCCACTGGCCGGATGACGCGGGTACGGAACTGGATCAGGCAGTGGTGATGTTGCGCCGCAGCATGCGTTTCGGACCCGACAGCGGCATCGGGCAGTTTGCCACGGCCGTCAATCGCGGGCGGATGCCAACCGTGCGAGAACTCCTCGACAAACCGCCGGCCGATCTGCGTTGCATCCGGCATGCCGGTTCGGCAGCCAGCCATCCTGCTGACGTGGCTGGCTTCAGCGCAGAGGTGGGCCTCGCCGCTGTCGGCGAGCGAGAGGACTGGCTGACCGAGTCCGGCGTTCTTGGCACGACCGGATACCCGGCGCTGTTTACCCTGATCAAAAACCAACGCCCGCCGCGCGAGGCGCCGATGAGTCGCTGGGATGCCTGGGCCCTGTCGATCCTGGCACAACAGACCCGTTTTCAGGTGCTGTGCGCGGTGCGCGAAGGGCCTTGGGGTGTGCAGGGTCTCAATCAGCGGATCGAATCCCGTCTGCGGGCGGCCGGTCTCGTGCTGGCCGGACCCAACGCCTGGTATGCGGGAAGGCCTGTCCTGGTGCGGCGCAATCTGCCCGTCCTGGGCCTGGCCAACGGCGACATCGGTGTGGCGCTACCCGTGCCCGATCCGGGGCGGGCCGATGGCTGGACACTGCGCGTGGCTTTCGCGGGCGCGGCCCAGGGGGCAGTGCGCTGGGTGTCTCCGGCGCGCCTGCCAGCCATCGAGACCGTGTATGCGCTGACCGTACACAAGTCCCAGGGTTCGGAATTCGACCAGGTCGTGCTGGTGCTGCCCGACGTGCCAGGGCCGTTGGTGACGCGGGAACTGCTCTATACCGGTGTCACCCGTGCCCGCCGGTCCCTGGCGTTGGTGCTGCCGGGCGGTGACGCGGTCCTGCGGCATGCCGTCCTGCATCCCACCCGGAGGGCGGGTGGCGTCTGGAACCCCTGA
- a CDS encoding acyl-CoA synthetase, with product MTSMYDQDLPQTSANFAPLTPLLYLERAADVYPYRLAVAHGLGDAAIRFSWADLYQRCRRLASALTTRGIGRGDTVAVMLPNTPAMVEAHFGIPMSGAVLNTLNTRLDAATLAFMLDHGEARVVIVDREFSRVMREALALRTRAEPILVVDVNDPLYDGPGEAIGTLDYEALLAQGDPDFAWVMPQSEWDAISLNYTSGTTGNPKGVVYHHRGAAINAVSNILEWDMPKHAVYLWTLPMFHCNGWCFPWTVAARAGVNVCLRRVDAGAMIDLMVEHGVTHYCGAPIVQSMLVNAPQAVRERIPAGISAMVAGAAPPASIIEGMESIGVDLTHVYGLTEVYGPATVCAKHAAWDALDIGERARLNARQGVRYHLEKSAAVLDPASMQPVPADGQTMGEIMFQGNICMKGYLKNPQATQEAFAGGWFHSGDLAVMDPDGYIKIKDRSKDIIISGGENISSIEVEDVLYRHPAVLAAAVVARPDERWGETPCAFIELKADSQVTAEDIIAHCKAHLAGFKVPRRVIFGELPKTSTGKIQKFELRQRAAEAE from the coding sequence ATGACCTCGATGTACGATCAGGATCTGCCCCAGACGTCCGCCAATTTCGCACCGTTGACGCCCTTGCTCTATCTCGAGCGGGCCGCCGATGTCTATCCGTACCGCCTGGCGGTGGCGCATGGTTTGGGCGATGCGGCCATCCGTTTCAGTTGGGCGGATCTGTACCAACGCTGCCGGCGTCTGGCCAGTGCACTGACTACCCGTGGGATCGGCCGGGGTGATACGGTGGCCGTGATGCTGCCCAACACCCCGGCGATGGTCGAGGCGCATTTCGGCATCCCCATGAGCGGCGCCGTGCTGAACACCCTGAACACCCGGCTGGATGCCGCCACGCTGGCCTTCATGCTGGACCACGGTGAAGCCCGCGTCGTGATCGTCGACCGCGAGTTTTCCCGGGTCATGCGCGAAGCCCTGGCACTGCGCACGCGGGCCGAGCCGATCCTGGTCGTGGACGTGAATGACCCTCTGTACGACGGCCCCGGCGAAGCCATCGGCACACTGGACTACGAGGCCCTGCTGGCGCAGGGTGATCCTGACTTTGCCTGGGTCATGCCGCAGTCCGAATGGGATGCGATTTCCCTGAACTACACCAGCGGCACCACCGGCAACCCGAAGGGCGTCGTCTATCATCACCGGGGCGCCGCCATCAATGCCGTCTCCAACATCCTGGAATGGGACATGCCCAAGCACGCGGTCTATCTGTGGACGCTGCCCATGTTCCATTGCAATGGCTGGTGCTTTCCCTGGACCGTCGCGGCGCGCGCCGGCGTCAATGTGTGCCTGCGACGGGTGGACGCCGGTGCCATGATCGATCTCATGGTGGAACACGGCGTCACGCACTACTGCGGCGCACCGATCGTGCAGAGCATGCTGGTCAACGCGCCGCAGGCGGTGCGCGAGCGGATTCCGGCCGGCATCAGTGCCATGGTCGCAGGCGCCGCCCCGCCGGCGTCGATCATCGAAGGCATGGAATCCATTGGCGTTGACCTGACTCACGTCTATGGCCTGACCGAGGTTTACGGACCCGCCACGGTCTGCGCCAAACATGCCGCCTGGGACGCGCTGGACATCGGCGAGCGGGCGCGCCTGAACGCACGCCAGGGGGTGCGGTATCACCTGGAGAAATCCGCAGCGGTGCTCGACCCGGCGTCCATGCAGCCGGTTCCGGCCGACGGACAAACCATGGGCGAGATCATGTTCCAGGGGAACATCTGCATGAAGGGCTATCTGAAGAACCCCCAAGCCACCCAGGAAGCCTTCGCGGGCGGCTGGTTCCATAGCGGCGATCTGGCCGTCATGGATCCGGACGGTTATATCAAGATCAAGGACCGATCGAAGGACATCATCATTTCCGGCGGTGAAAACATCTCTTCGATCGAGGTCGAGGACGTACTGTATCGCCATCCGGCGGTGTTGGCCGCTGCCGTCGTGGCGCGGCCCGACGAGCGCTGGGGCGAAACACCCTGCGCCTTCATCGAACTCAAGGCCGATTCGCAGGTGACGGCCGAGGACATCATCGCGCATTGCAAGGCGCATCTGGCGGGCTTCAAGGTCCCGCGCCGCGTCATTTTCGGCGAGCTGCCGAAAACGTCGACGGGCAAGATCCAGAAGTTCGAGCTGCGTCAGCGAGCGGCCGAGGCGGAATGA
- a CDS encoding NAD(P)H-hydrate dehydratase has translation MNPLSEAPCDAHVLLDPAQMARADRAAIASGVTGVRLMAAAGAAVARAIRERWSPRPTVILCGPGNNGGDGFIVAHLLRAAGWSVRVALWGNRADLRCDAARAAQEWGGPIETADAKSPQGAALIIDGLLGAGLSRAPAGALQALIQAINATGVPVCAIDVPTGLDGATGQSPGAAIQADLTVTFFRRKPGHLLLPGRLLCGELRCADIGIPASVLGPIASQTWINDPDLWQSLFPWPRTGDHKYRRGHVLVVGGGVMLGASRLACLAAARIGAGLVTLAVPPSAWAIQAGALTSVMVESLPNDGGLADALTDARRNVLLIGPGLGRSPVAQRQVLDLLASGRPCVLDADALSAFGDRPDTLLDRLHAQCVLTPHEGEFARLFSLDGDKLRRARAAAQRSGAVIVLKGADTVIAAPDGRCVINDNAPPTLATAGAGDVLAGCIAGLLAGGMPVFEAACAAVWLHGLAADRLGWGLLAEDLPGALPGALESLARLDEHRMDSTHG, from the coding sequence ATGAATCCGCTATCCGAGGCGCCCTGCGATGCGCACGTGCTGCTCGACCCGGCGCAGATGGCCCGGGCCGACCGGGCGGCGATCGCCTCGGGAGTGACCGGTGTGCGACTCATGGCGGCAGCAGGCGCCGCCGTCGCGCGTGCCATCCGCGAGCGCTGGTCACCAAGGCCAACCGTCATTCTGTGCGGTCCGGGCAATAACGGCGGTGATGGGTTTATCGTTGCCCATCTGCTGCGTGCGGCCGGCTGGTCCGTGCGTGTGGCACTGTGGGGGAATCGCGCCGATCTGCGTTGCGACGCCGCCCGTGCGGCGCAGGAATGGGGTGGTCCCATCGAGACCGCCGACGCGAAATCCCCGCAGGGGGCGGCGCTGATCATTGATGGCCTGCTGGGAGCGGGCCTCAGCCGCGCGCCGGCAGGTGCGCTGCAAGCGCTGATCCAGGCCATCAATGCGACCGGTGTACCGGTCTGCGCCATCGATGTGCCTACGGGGCTGGACGGTGCGACCGGCCAGAGCCCAGGGGCGGCGATCCAGGCCGATCTGACGGTCACCTTCTTTCGCCGCAAGCCCGGGCACCTGCTGCTGCCGGGGCGCCTGCTGTGCGGCGAACTACGGTGCGCCGACATCGGAATCCCGGCCTCGGTGCTGGGGCCGATCGCGTCGCAGACCTGGATCAATGATCCGGACCTGTGGCAGTCGCTCTTTCCCTGGCCGCGCACCGGTGACCACAAATATCGGCGTGGACACGTCCTGGTGGTCGGTGGGGGTGTCATGCTGGGAGCCAGTCGCCTGGCCTGTCTGGCGGCGGCCCGCATCGGGGCCGGATTGGTGACGCTGGCCGTGCCACCCTCCGCCTGGGCGATCCAGGCGGGCGCACTGACGTCCGTCATGGTCGAATCCCTGCCCAACGATGGGGGGCTGGCTGACGCCCTGACCGATGCGCGCCGCAACGTCTTGCTGATCGGCCCCGGGTTGGGCCGTTCTCCGGTCGCGCAGCGTCAGGTGCTGGACTTGCTGGCCAGCGGGCGGCCTTGCGTGCTGGATGCCGATGCGCTCAGCGCCTTTGGCGACCGGCCCGATACGCTGCTGGACAGGCTGCATGCGCAGTGCGTGCTGACACCGCACGAGGGCGAATTTGCCCGCCTGTTCAGCCTGGATGGCGATAAACTGCGGCGTGCACGGGCTGCGGCCCAACGCAGCGGTGCGGTGATCGTCCTGAAAGGCGCGGATACCGTGATCGCGGCGCCGGATGGGCGCTGCGTCATCAATGACAATGCGCCGCCGACACTGGCCACCGCCGGGGCGGGGGACGTGCTGGCGGGCTGCATCGCCGGTCTGCTGGCGGGCGGCATGCCGGTCTTTGAGGCCGCCTGCGCCGCAGTCTGGCTGCATGGTCTGGCGGCCGATCGCCTGGGCTGGGGCCTGCTGGCGGAGGATCTGCCCGGCGCCTTGCCCGGCGCGCTGGAATCCCTGGCGCGCCTGGACGAACACAGAATGGATAGCACGCATGGCTGA
- a CDS encoding HAD family hydrolase, whose product MADVIALVFDFDDTLAPDSTSGFLQEIGVDPDAFWRDQVGPLLDHEDWDPVPAYLYHMLELSRSGGYGRITRERLQDWGRRLPLHDGVDTLFDRLRASLRQAHPTVQLEFYLISSGIGDVLRGTPIAEQFSDIWASEFHYDATGAIDFPRRVVSFTDKTRYLFHIQKGIIGPESRNKPFEVNRKVAADKLRVPFEQMIFVGDGYTDIPCFSLIRRSGGVAFGVWDARHKEKRSRAWGFIEDGRVSNLNQARFDDAAELYPLLEAAVESLASKIILKTRTYGG is encoded by the coding sequence ATGGCTGATGTCATCGCACTGGTCTTCGATTTCGACGATACACTCGCGCCAGACAGCACCTCCGGGTTTCTGCAGGAGATCGGCGTGGATCCGGACGCATTCTGGCGCGATCAGGTCGGACCTCTGCTGGATCATGAAGACTGGGATCCGGTGCCAGCCTACCTGTATCACATGCTGGAACTCTCGCGTTCCGGCGGGTATGGCCGCATTACCCGGGAACGCCTCCAGGACTGGGGGCGCCGCCTGCCGCTGCATGATGGGGTGGATACGCTTTTCGATCGGTTGCGGGCCAGCTTGCGCCAGGCGCATCCGACCGTCCAGCTGGAGTTCTATCTGATCTCCAGCGGGATCGGTGACGTCCTGCGAGGCACTCCGATCGCCGAGCAGTTCTCCGACATCTGGGCTTCGGAATTTCATTACGATGCGACCGGCGCGATCGATTTCCCCCGGCGCGTGGTCAGCTTCACCGACAAGACCCGGTATCTGTTCCATATCCAGAAGGGCATCATCGGCCCCGAATCCCGCAACAAGCCCTTCGAGGTCAACCGCAAGGTGGCCGCCGACAAGCTGAGGGTGCCGTTCGAACAGATGATCTTTGTGGGCGACGGCTATACCGACATCCCCTGTTTCTCCCTGATCCGCCGGTCGGGCGGCGTCGCTTTCGGGGTCTGGGATGCGCGCCACAAGGAAAAGCGCAGCCGGGCCTGGGGCTTCATCGAGGATGGCCGGGTCTCGAACCTGAATCAGGCGCGCTTTGATGATGCCGCCGAACTCTATCCCTTGCTCGAGGCCGCCGTGGAAAGCCTGGCCTCGAAGATCATCCTCAAGACGCGGACTTACGGTGGCTAG
- a CDS encoding LD-carboxypeptidase: MKKNQSTAVAASSGKNAEHTHWVCQDDDGHVHQHEAPSGIYLISPSGAVPDPAALDLSVERLKAMGYRVTVDRTARAVHERFAGTDKQRLASIQRALKQKHPVVMATRGGYGLSRLLPFIDWQAVADSGKTFIGQSDFTAFNLALLARTGAVSLAGPTALYDFGGKKVDDLTQALFQETLSGELEILSFESADADSVDARGVLWGGNLAMVASLVGTPYLPDIQGGILFLEDIAEHPFRVERMLTQLWHAGVLEKQHAIVLGHFTDYRLAPHDNGYDLASVVRWLRATVKVPVITGLPYGHVRVKATLPVGAQVGIATEDGMAHLVLQEHSH; encoded by the coding sequence ATGAAGAAAAACCAATCCACAGCCGTTGCGGCTTCCTCCGGAAAGAACGCGGAGCATACCCACTGGGTTTGCCAGGATGACGACGGTCACGTGCATCAGCACGAAGCCCCTTCGGGTATCTACCTGATCTCGCCCTCGGGCGCCGTGCCGGATCCGGCGGCACTCGATTTGTCGGTCGAGCGACTGAAGGCGATGGGCTATCGGGTCACCGTCGATCGCACAGCCCGAGCCGTGCACGAGCGGTTTGCCGGCACCGACAAGCAGCGTCTGGCGAGCATCCAGCGTGCCTTGAAGCAGAAGCATCCTGTGGTCATGGCGACGCGCGGCGGCTATGGCCTGAGCCGCCTGCTGCCTTTCATCGACTGGCAGGCCGTCGCCGACAGCGGCAAGACCTTCATCGGCCAGAGCGATTTCACCGCATTCAACCTGGCCCTGCTGGCGCGTACGGGCGCCGTCAGTCTTGCAGGCCCCACGGCTCTCTACGATTTTGGCGGCAAGAAAGTCGATGACCTGACCCAGGCGCTGTTCCAGGAAACCCTGTCGGGCGAGCTGGAGATCCTCAGCTTCGAATCCGCCGATGCGGATTCCGTGGATGCGCGCGGCGTTCTGTGGGGTGGCAATCTGGCCATGGTGGCGTCGCTGGTCGGCACACCGTACCTGCCTGATATCCAAGGCGGTATCTTGTTCCTGGAGGACATCGCGGAACATCCCTTCCGCGTCGAACGCATGCTGACCCAGCTGTGGCATGCCGGCGTGCTGGAAAAGCAGCATGCGATCGTTCTGGGGCATTTCACCGATTACCGGCTGGCGCCGCACGACAACGGCTACGATCTGGCCTCGGTGGTACGCTGGCTGCGCGCAACGGTGAAGGTTCCCGTCATCACGGGTCTGCCGTACGGTCACGTCCGCGTGAAGGCGACGCTGCCGGTCGGGGCTCAGGTGGGCATCGCGACCGAGGACGGCATGGCGCATCTGGTGCTGCAGGAACATTCGCACTGA
- a CDS encoding ABC-F family ATPase, which produces MISTNNLTIQFGSKPLFENVSVKFGDGNRYGLIGANGSGKSTLMKIIGGDLEASSGNVALDPGVRLGKLRQDQFAFEDQRVLDVVMMGHVEMWQAMTDRDAIYADLEATEDDYMRAAELEGKFAEYGGYTAEARAGELLLGLEIPVEQHQLAMREIAPGWKLRVLLAQALFSNPDVLLLDEPTNNLDINTIRWLETVLNGYDSTMIIISHDRHFLNQVCTHMADLDYGELRVYPGNYDDYMLASTQARERQVAANARAKERVSELQDFVRRFAANKSKSRQATSRLKQIDRIKSETVQVKPSSRQNPYIRFEVNKVLHRQAAHIEDLSKAYDRPIIQGLSTMIEAGQKVAIIGANGVGKTTLLRLLAGNLSPDDGHVRWSENADIGYMAQDVSDQFDSDRDLFDWMTDYRQPGDEDQSIRSVLGRLLFSGDEITKAVRVLSGGEKNRMSFGRLMLGRHNVMLMDEPTNHLDMESIESLQYALEQYQGTLVFVSHDRQFVSGVATRVIEILPDGRLNDYPGTYEEYLASQGIEA; this is translated from the coding sequence GTGATCTCCACCAATAATCTCACCATCCAGTTCGGCAGCAAACCCCTGTTCGAGAACGTCAGCGTCAAATTCGGCGATGGCAACCGCTATGGCCTGATCGGCGCCAACGGATCGGGCAAATCCACCCTGATGAAGATCATCGGTGGGGACCTGGAAGCTTCATCAGGCAATGTGGCGCTCGATCCGGGCGTACGCCTGGGCAAGTTGCGCCAGGACCAGTTTGCGTTCGAAGACCAGCGGGTGCTGGATGTTGTCATGATGGGGCACGTGGAAATGTGGCAGGCCATGACCGATCGCGATGCCATCTACGCCGATCTGGAGGCCACGGAAGACGATTACATGCGCGCGGCCGAACTGGAAGGCAAATTCGCCGAATACGGCGGATATACTGCCGAAGCTCGCGCCGGCGAATTGCTGCTGGGGCTGGAAATCCCGGTCGAGCAGCATCAGCTGGCCATGCGCGAGATCGCTCCAGGTTGGAAATTGCGCGTCCTGCTGGCGCAGGCCCTGTTCTCCAACCCCGACGTGCTGCTGCTGGACGAGCCGACCAACAATCTGGACATCAATACGATCCGCTGGCTGGAAACCGTGCTTAACGGCTACGACAGCACCATGATCATCATCAGCCACGACCGCCACTTCCTGAACCAGGTCTGCACCCATATGGCGGACCTGGATTACGGCGAACTGCGCGTGTATCCGGGCAACTACGATGACTACATGCTGGCCTCCACCCAGGCGCGCGAGCGCCAGGTGGCTGCCAACGCCCGGGCCAAGGAACGCGTCAGCGAGTTGCAGGACTTCGTGCGCCGCTTTGCCGCCAACAAATCGAAATCCCGCCAGGCCACCTCGCGCCTGAAGCAGATCGACCGCATCAAATCCGAAACCGTCCAGGTCAAGCCCTCGTCGCGCCAGAACCCCTACATCCGCTTCGAGGTCAACAAGGTCCTGCACCGTCAGGCGGCTCACATCGAGGACCTGTCCAAAGCCTACGACCGGCCGATCATCCAGGGGCTTTCCACCATGATCGAGGCTGGCCAGAAGGTCGCCATCATCGGCGCCAACGGGGTGGGGAAGACCACGCTGCTGCGCCTGCTGGCCGGCAATCTGTCGCCCGATGACGGGCACGTGCGCTGGTCGGAAAACGCCGACATCGGCTACATGGCGCAGGACGTCTCGGATCAGTTCGATTCGGATCGCGACCTCTTCGACTGGATGACCGACTATCGCCAACCGGGCGACGAGGACCAATCGATCCGCTCGGTGCTGGGGCGTCTGCTGTTTTCCGGCGACGAGATCACCAAGGCGGTGCGGGTGCTGTCGGGCGGCGAAAAGAACCGCATGAGCTTCGGGCGCCTGATGCTGGGCCGGCACAACGTCATGCTGATGGATGAGCCGACCAACCACCTGGACATGGAATCCATCGAATCCTTGCAGTACGCGCTGGAACAATACCAGGGCACCCTGGTGTTCGTGTCGCACGATCGCCAGTTCGTCTCGGGCGTGGCCACCCGGGTCATCGAAATCCTGCCGGATGGCCGCTTGAACGACTACCCGGGCACCTACGAGGAATATCTGGCCTCGCAGGGCATCGAAGCCTGA
- a CDS encoding YigZ family protein, which produces MPQALTGPARHEADIRKSRFVALAAPIDSAQAAQAFLDTHRDPQATHNCWAWRLGDQYRFNDDGEPGGTAGRPILQAIESQDCDRVAVLVIRWFGGIKLGTGGLARAYGGTAAECLRVADKIVLREEYRVCCSCPYSDIDRVQARLLAAGARIESSRFDTDGVVWDLRVVKEDEAALRALHADQTRGRGDWSVRRG; this is translated from the coding sequence GTGCCTCAGGCGCTGACAGGCCCGGCCCGCCACGAAGCGGATATTCGCAAGAGCCGCTTCGTGGCCCTGGCCGCGCCCATCGATTCGGCGCAGGCGGCGCAGGCATTTCTGGACACGCATCGGGATCCGCAGGCAACGCACAACTGTTGGGCCTGGCGGCTGGGTGATCAGTACCGCTTCAATGATGACGGCGAGCCCGGCGGCACCGCGGGCCGGCCGATCCTGCAGGCCATTGAGTCACAGGATTGCGACCGCGTGGCCGTCCTGGTGATCCGCTGGTTCGGTGGCATCAAGCTAGGCACTGGCGGCCTTGCGCGCGCCTATGGCGGCACGGCCGCCGAGTGCCTGCGAGTGGCTGACAAGATTGTCCTGCGCGAGGAATACCGGGTGTGCTGTTCTTGTCCGTATTCGGACATCGACCGTGTCCAGGCCCGCCTGCTGGCGGCAGGCGCCCGGATCGAGTCTTCACGATTCGACACGGATGGGGTGGTGTGGGACTTGCGGGTGGTGAAGGAAGACGAGGCCGCCCTCCGTGCGCTGCACGCCGATCAGACACGGGGGCGGGGGGATTGGTCAGTGCGTCGTGGATGA
- the trxA gene encoding thioredoxin, with product MSIIELTQETFQEATKAEKPLIIDLWAPWCGPCRQFAPTFEAAAEKHPDVTFAKINTEEQQELAAALRIRSIPTLMVFRENVLLFQQAGALAASQLEELVTQVKSVDMAQVHAQIAEQEKSSSTTH from the coding sequence ATGAGCATCATCGAACTCACCCAGGAAACCTTCCAGGAAGCCACCAAGGCCGAAAAGCCGCTGATCATCGACCTGTGGGCGCCCTGGTGCGGCCCGTGCCGCCAATTTGCACCGACCTTCGAAGCTGCTGCCGAAAAGCACCCTGACGTCACCTTCGCCAAAATCAATACCGAAGAACAGCAGGAACTGGCGGCGGCGCTGCGCATCCGCTCCATCCCGACCCTGATGGTGTTCCGGGAAAACGTGCTGCTGTTTCAGCAGGCAGGCGCGCTGGCGGCCTCGCAGCTGGAAGAACTTGTCACCCAGGTAAAGTCGGTGGACATGGCCCAGGTCCATGCCCAGATCGCGGAACAGGAAAAATCGTCATCCACGACGCACTGA